The genomic segment CTGATCcagaggtggaggagcaggagaaacaGCTGAGTGCAGAGGCAGCACGAATTGGCCCTGAGGTGGCACAGGTCAGTTAGTTATTGCACCATTTTAGTCAGAATATGGATTGAGTTTTTTGATGCGGTCTTATTCATGATAAAATATTTTGGAATGTTATTGTCTCTGCTGTGTAAACTCCAACCCCCTGGCAATATTATTCCCAACAGAAACAAATCCAGACGTTGAATAAGTTGTGTTCCAATCTACTGGAGAAGCTGAACAATCCTCGTGAAGACAGAGATGCAGAAAGTGCAAGTATGTTTCACCTTAACTGTATTGGTCCTTTGTCTTAAATTGCTGATGAACATATGATGAcgtttctgatttttttttttttcctagcaATGAGACAGAACAAATCGTCTTTCAACCCCGCCGACACTAACGCGCTGGTTGGAGCGGTTGCATTTGGAAAGGGGCTCTCCAAGTGCAGGCCTCCAGGTCCAGTTGCCCCTGGACACCCAGGACAGGGGCCCATGATGAGTGGAGGCCCAACCTTACAGCAAGTCACCATTGGTGGTGGTTCAGGTCAGCAAGCAGGTATGGGCGGACCTGTAGCCCCACAGCAGCAAGGACAGCCAGGTAGGAGACCTGGAGAGCTGGGTTGGTATTTCATATGACTACCTCAAGTTTTATTTTGCACTGCATTATACAGCAGCATGTGTACACTCATACTGTAGCATCCAGAGCAAAGGAACATATATGATTATGATATGATAACACCACTTGGACCTGTACAActcttttacatttacatttcagtcacTTACAGTAACTTGAGCTTTTTGCTGTTAGTACACAACTTCTGTGgctgatttctttcttttgaccTACACACTTTGAAATGGTGTGTATTTTCGTGTGTTTGATGATCTCTCCTTGTTTGTCTTTCTCAGGAAAAATGCCAAGCAGCATCAAGACAAACATCAAATCTGCATCTGGTTCAATGCATCCCTACAACCGATGACCTCCCTCCTTCTCATTTCTTTTAACTGCCTTTGTTACATTGTAGACTCTCCTATACCAGTGAATATTTGCTGTGCATACATGTGACCTTTGTATACGGTTATTTTCAGAAGAAGTtgttcccctcctctctctaaaGCTGTATCTGTGACGTACAGTATGCTCTGAGAAATgtctcaaacacaaaaacattgcTATTTGTGACTGCCATGGAACATACTTCATACCCCTGTGACTCTGAGCTACAGTGTTTGAGTCACTAGATGGCAGTATATCATCATGTTGAATTACAACAGCTTGTATTTGGAACCCTAATGTTGACACTTTCTCAATAAAAGATGTGTTTGAAAAGACTCCCTGGTTGTGTAATGACtacatttaaatacacatttcaaTGACGTAAGTATGAAATAAGATAATGTTTGTCCACATACATGAATAAAGTTATCATTCTGCAAATATTCAGAATAATTTTGACTTTTGTAATCCTAAAGAATTTAACTGTTAGAGTAGTTTGCCAGGTGTACCAGTCATCCTCTTACAATAACATGGTGTAATCATAGGTCTGTGTTGTCAAAGTTGCAGCCTTTTTGTAACTGAACATCACCAGTATCTTACAGCACTTACATATATTGAACAGTACCCATCAAATGACCATCCCAGCATTTCAGACATGCACCATGATCTGATGTTTGTTCAGTATTTCTcacagtctctccctctcctgcctctctttgCACATTTTGCTGCGGTACCAAAGGTGAGAATAATGAGGGTGGACATTGCTCTGTGTGGCCTGATAATGTCAAAGTGTTTAAGGGGGGAAATGAGGGAGTATCAGTGCTGACGTGTGAGAGGGGCCTCTCTCCACGCCGGCTCTCTCTGTCCACTCCAATCCCTGTCCTGCTGCACAGCACAGTGACCGTGCTGCTGTCACAGCGTGCGGGCCCATGGCTGACCTACATACACCCTCTGTCCCCAAACAGGCAGACGTCTCGCTGTGTCAGCCACCATGGTCAGACGCTCTGCTGAGACAGCTCAAAGCTGCACAAGGTCACACTTGTGTCCACAGATGAGGTCTAAATTATAAACAAAGACCTAACAGGCAACATCCTGCAaacctcacaaaacacagagggtACTGAGGTCTCATCCAAACTATCACCCAAAGTTAAGGGAATATGCAATTTTTGCTCAGTTGAAACAAATAACTGTATTAGTGGCACATTACTGGTACGTTAGAGCACAGTAGAATTAagaaattctgtttgttttttcccctgctTTATAGGCTGCACTGACCCTTGGTTAAGTTAAGCAAATCACAAGTGACTTTTTCTATGATGATTTTTCATGGTGTTGTGATGAATTTCAAAAGACTGAGCAGCAATGTCACTGAAATGTAACTTTGACAGAAATTCAAGCAGAGATGATTCTCACTTTGATTGGTTTTAAGCAGAATTCAAGTATCTCAAACTTTCACAGTGTATTGAAAGGATTTGGAACTATGTGGCTGCATAGGTAGGAAAACATATGCCCAAAAATATGTATATGTTATATAATTTGGAAAATggtcagtgattttttttgccTAGTTAAGTGTAGACCCTCTGATGATGTACTGATTTTATTACACTTCTTTTACTAGATGGGTGCACTgacatttaatttatattttgtatatggGAGTGAAGATCCCATACGTAACATCATCTTTTGCAAAAATTATAAtagagattttttaaaactatcattgagataattaaaaacaaaatctcagTTGTAATTATGTTAGATCTTAATTGTGTCTTGGGTTCTGCTGTCTGTACTGGAGGTAGAGTTTACAACACTTTATTATATTCTATACTGAAAAGATGGAACAATATCAGTTTAGGAATGAAGTTCATTTGGCCTCCTAAACCACAATATACATACAGATTGTAAACCATGAGTTTGAGCACAAccaaaaatgttaataaatataCGTTTAAATCGATTCTGTGTTGTTGTGCCATGTTCCAGTCAACTAGTCCCTTAGACTAGAaagatgttagctagctaatgaATACAATGATTTTCTGAACAGCCAGTCTGTTAAAAACTGTAGAGCAGAGTAGATGCAGGGCAGtaatttaaatcacatttcctGGGGA from the Lates calcarifer isolate ASB-BC8 linkage group LG17, TLL_Latcal_v3, whole genome shotgun sequence genome contains:
- the med8 gene encoding mediator of RNA polymerase II transcription subunit 8 isoform X2, whose translation is MQQREEKQLEASVESLISRVAHVKNALHSFIYKLENEYERLTWPSVLDNFALLSGQLNTINKLLKNEKTPSFRNQVIIPLLLSPDRDEDLAKLTEQRVPVFSHEIVPDYLRTKPDPEVEEQEKQLSAEAARIGPEVAQKQIQTLNKLCSNLLEKLNNPREDRDAESATMRQNKSSFNPADTNALVGAVAFGKGLSKCRPPGPVAPGHPGQGPMMSGGPTLQQVTIGGGSGQQAGMGGPVAPQQQGQPGKMPSSIKTNIKSASGSMHPYNR
- the med8 gene encoding mediator of RNA polymerase II transcription subunit 8 isoform X1 translates to MQQREEKQLEASVESLISRVAHVKNALHSFIYKLENEYERLTWPSVLDNFALLSGQLNTINKLLKNEKTPSFRNQVIIPLLLSPDRDEDLAKLTEQRVPVFSHEIVPDYLRTKPDPEVEEQEKQLSAEAARIGPEVAQKQIQTLNKLCSNLLEKLNNPREDRDAESATMRQNKSSFNPADTNALVGAVAFGKGLSKCRPPGPVAPGHPGQGPMMSGGPTLQQVTIGGGSGQQAGMGGPVAPQQQGQPGRRPGELGKMPSSIKTNIKSASGSMHPYNR